Proteins from one Dysgonomonas sp. HDW5A genomic window:
- a CDS encoding tape measure protein produces MGIMNREGALYMATGVDNSGLYSGLNQAEGRIDQFGNHISAMGDKISRLTGIGFGIAGLKAFGSETINVRGEIQMLESSFEVLLGGKGVSGFMSEMKQFAVDSPLSMNGVASSAQTLLGFGISAEKVIPTIKQIGDISMGNEERFKSLSLAFAQMSATGKLMGQDLLQMINAGFNPLMTISEKTGKSIGNLKKEMENGSISSEMVADAFASATAEGGKFYGMTQKQAEGIKGLQAQLDGGLQDAFNEIGKSQEGLIAGGYKVATVLVENYKTVGEALTALIATYGLYKAAMVFNTSIDKTVTVMRYEAEIAELTKLLPLKEQEANADLKAAVASGKLTEGKAQQLIALRAEIESRRESIQSKLAEEQANLKALYAKRAEAKETLEIARAKTVAAKEELSNAIATAQADVAAKQQKSLATAQESAALTRRNAILLNSQKIQLQQSISDTIAQAEIAKKNTLLLTQQQIQAKQAVLDAQELGIKGEKLAVLKAEVAALNAKVNAAQREEAAAVKSIATKRAEIVTIDQKLVSAKAEALAAQGNVVAKKAEIAAGTQSVTTKQIESLTNKVNTLSEQENSAAVTHNGLIKQTVRGKILIKKIATDADTASTQINTVVANANTASTNMLAAAKMRLITVAKNLWAVIAPNPYVLAAAAAVALGYGIYKLATATSVQELAQESLNKVMEQASKKKDELSGKTSELVGTVNSETKTIFDQISAYKQLQGLYPNLLKNMDIQTFKALGATEQQKLLNAAINEFDFTNQEAKLIELNALYDKLMAAQRSGNASLASSIRSQIGDALDMSFWDKYTRSSNNILDILNRTISGLEKEKKQRQDNLKEAELQAKPEAERNKLLQDQLQVLKEQEASILESILKTGEYKRNIDGTISPISDVEKKFNSINELLDNWNKNPFAIKNAFASADPVLNELLTKMRLLNEEKKKLTGQLGSAIIPVVNKSTLEKQVKDFKELEESLSPDKLKKLRAGESILTSLVNTNPEEFNKLKKLEDNYKELGETAKKAKKDLKVYEDPDKAAKAAETANNKAETAAEKAAKKAQSIADQEEKIADIKTKQTLENRRKQEDLENQLTQSYISNLSEGAEKIRYQRELDSYLEIQSLERSKEDYIQAYIQAEREKFDAAEDLKAKQNSKYLKKKFDSSSISVDTSSYDTIINNKRNNQAFVQMEAEKKAWNEHLIQFGTYQEKRKAIIEKYDKEIDQALTKGDAATLEKQKQNQLDELDNSIRNSATLMGQLFADASRKSVNEMQAIIEKADLLLQYLEAVKDEQGNATIGGKNVSKNDILGLGITENTLNNLSQSTQEVESLRNAIKQLKGELGGKSAFKLFEIQVKDAINLINGGSLSQGISGIGSAVSQFSPAVSQFGQDLGNIVGNDDLGNKISGIADAIGGLGQTAQGVGQIMSGDVIGGTMAVVSGISKVVDALDGLFGADYSKFNAMKEQYDSLNEVWDQLIDKKKEYLSMAYGEEAKRVGKEAEDLVNKSIESYRLLGKEYLNSGASAGSHSKGVRQRERMNSEGWEQLQQWANNNDISESLYGSVSGGRMTGLFDLTSEQLQKLKEDAPTFWAKLSDETKEYLNNIIDGAEKIEDINKSIKEQLTQVSFDSVFDDFIDTLMDMDSSSKDFADNFANYLQKAILSSLVADKYREKLQSWYDNFAKANEEDGINAKEYADLQAEYNKIVEDALKERDALKDLLDWTGSDSSSSQSASKGGYETMSQDTGKALEGRFTAIQMSMINVEGYILTLLNINTDSNNTLKAFASNFQEIRNIVLDMMYNIQDINKNTKELYTMNEKLGRIENSLSQL; encoded by the coding sequence ATGGGAATAATGAATCGGGAAGGCGCACTCTACATGGCCACTGGTGTTGACAATTCTGGATTATATAGTGGACTCAATCAAGCAGAAGGTAGAATCGATCAGTTTGGAAATCATATCAGTGCAATGGGTGATAAGATCTCCAGACTTACAGGCATTGGATTTGGTATCGCCGGATTGAAAGCATTCGGATCGGAGACCATAAACGTTCGCGGAGAAATTCAAATGCTCGAATCCTCATTTGAGGTACTTCTAGGAGGAAAAGGTGTATCTGGATTTATGTCCGAGATGAAGCAGTTTGCTGTAGATAGCCCTCTTTCAATGAATGGAGTTGCGAGCTCGGCTCAAACCCTACTTGGATTTGGTATATCAGCAGAAAAGGTAATTCCTACTATTAAGCAGATTGGAGATATATCAATGGGAAACGAAGAACGTTTCAAATCTCTTTCTCTTGCTTTCGCTCAGATGTCTGCTACAGGTAAACTAATGGGGCAGGATTTGCTTCAAATGATCAATGCTGGGTTTAATCCTCTGATGACAATATCGGAGAAAACAGGCAAGTCGATAGGTAATCTCAAAAAAGAAATGGAGAACGGTTCCATTTCATCTGAAATGGTTGCTGATGCTTTTGCTTCCGCTACAGCTGAGGGCGGTAAGTTCTACGGTATGACACAGAAGCAGGCTGAAGGTATAAAAGGACTACAGGCTCAATTGGATGGTGGTTTACAGGATGCTTTCAACGAAATAGGAAAGTCGCAAGAAGGATTGATTGCCGGAGGATATAAGGTTGCTACTGTATTGGTTGAGAATTACAAGACAGTTGGCGAAGCCTTAACTGCTCTCATAGCTACATATGGGCTCTACAAGGCCGCTATGGTATTCAATACATCCATAGATAAGACTGTGACAGTAATGCGCTATGAGGCTGAAATTGCTGAATTAACGAAACTACTTCCTCTCAAAGAGCAGGAAGCGAATGCCGATTTGAAAGCTGCTGTTGCTAGTGGTAAATTGACCGAAGGAAAAGCTCAACAATTGATCGCTCTAAGAGCTGAGATCGAATCAAGAAGAGAGTCTATACAATCAAAATTAGCAGAAGAACAAGCCAACTTAAAAGCTTTATACGCCAAACGTGCCGAAGCAAAAGAAACCTTGGAGATTGCTCGTGCCAAAACAGTAGCAGCAAAAGAAGAATTATCAAATGCAATTGCAACTGCACAAGCTGATGTTGCAGCTAAACAACAAAAATCATTAGCAACAGCCCAAGAGTCGGCAGCCTTAACTCGAAGAAACGCTATTTTATTAAATAGTCAGAAAATTCAACTTCAACAATCGATATCTGATACTATTGCTCAGGCTGAAATTGCAAAAAAGAATACACTCTTATTAACCCAGCAGCAAATACAAGCAAAACAAGCTGTTCTGGATGCTCAGGAGCTAGGTATTAAAGGAGAGAAACTAGCAGTACTAAAAGCCGAAGTAGCAGCTTTAAATGCCAAGGTAAATGCCGCACAAAGGGAAGAGGCCGCTGCCGTTAAATCAATTGCAACCAAAAGAGCTGAAATAGTAACTATCGATCAGAAACTCGTATCAGCCAAAGCAGAGGCTTTGGCTGCACAAGGAAATGTAGTAGCCAAGAAAGCCGAAATTGCAGCGGGTACTCAATCTGTAACAACGAAACAAATTGAGAGTCTCACTAATAAAGTAAATACTCTATCCGAACAAGAAAATTCAGCAGCAGTTACTCATAATGGGCTTATTAAACAAACGGTCAGAGGCAAAATTCTTATAAAAAAAATTGCAACAGATGCCGATACGGCTTCTACACAAATCAATACAGTAGTTGCAAACGCCAACACGGCATCAACAAATATGCTTGCGGCCGCTAAGATGAGATTAATAACTGTCGCTAAAAATCTTTGGGCCGTTATTGCACCGAACCCGTATGTGTTGGCAGCAGCTGCCGCTGTGGCTCTAGGATATGGAATATACAAACTTGCAACAGCAACGTCCGTTCAAGAGCTAGCTCAAGAGTCTCTGAATAAAGTAATGGAGCAAGCTTCGAAGAAAAAAGATGAATTATCAGGAAAAACAAGTGAATTAGTTGGTACTGTTAACTCTGAGACTAAGACGATATTTGATCAAATATCAGCATATAAGCAATTGCAGGGGTTATATCCAAACTTGTTGAAAAATATGGATATCCAAACATTCAAAGCTTTGGGGGCCACTGAGCAGCAGAAGTTGCTAAATGCTGCTATAAATGAATTTGACTTTACTAATCAAGAGGCTAAACTTATTGAGCTAAATGCTCTTTATGATAAGTTGATGGCGGCTCAAAGATCAGGCAATGCTAGTTTAGCATCTTCCATAAGATCTCAGATCGGAGATGCTTTAGATATGTCATTCTGGGATAAGTATACAAGATCCAGTAATAACATTCTAGATATTCTAAATAGAACTATATCCGGACTTGAAAAAGAGAAGAAGCAAAGACAAGATAATCTAAAAGAAGCCGAATTACAAGCAAAGCCAGAAGCCGAACGTAATAAATTATTACAGGACCAACTACAAGTACTCAAAGAGCAGGAAGCTTCAATACTTGAGAGTATATTAAAAACAGGGGAATATAAAAGAAATATTGACGGGACAATATCTCCCATTTCTGATGTTGAAAAGAAATTCAATAGTATCAATGAATTGTTAGATAATTGGAACAAAAATCCTTTTGCCATAAAAAATGCTTTTGCTAGTGCTGATCCTGTGTTGAATGAGTTGCTAACTAAAATGCGGTTACTTAATGAAGAAAAGAAAAAATTAACAGGACAGTTAGGATCGGCAATTATTCCCGTTGTCAATAAATCAACACTCGAAAAGCAGGTGAAAGATTTTAAAGAACTGGAAGAAAGCCTAAGCCCCGATAAATTAAAGAAATTGAGAGCAGGTGAAAGCATACTCACATCATTAGTAAATACAAACCCGGAAGAATTTAATAAATTAAAAAAACTAGAGGATAATTATAAAGAACTAGGCGAAACGGCAAAAAAAGCTAAAAAAGATCTTAAGGTTTATGAAGATCCTGATAAAGCTGCAAAAGCCGCTGAAACTGCTAACAATAAAGCCGAAACGGCTGCTGAAAAAGCAGCAAAAAAAGCTCAAAGTATTGCCGATCAGGAAGAGAAAATAGCCGACATTAAGACAAAACAAACTCTTGAGAATAGACGCAAACAGGAAGATCTGGAGAATCAACTTACCCAGTCCTATATAAGTAATCTATCCGAAGGAGCAGAAAAGATACGCTATCAGCGAGAACTTGACAGTTATTTAGAAATCCAATCTTTGGAAAGATCCAAAGAGGATTATATACAAGCTTATATTCAAGCTGAAAGAGAGAAGTTTGATGCAGCTGAGGACTTGAAAGCAAAACAGAATAGTAAGTACTTAAAAAAGAAGTTTGACTCTTCCTCTATTTCCGTTGACACTTCTTCTTATGATACAATCATAAATAACAAAAGAAATAACCAGGCATTCGTGCAGATGGAAGCCGAAAAGAAGGCTTGGAATGAGCATTTGATTCAGTTTGGGACCTATCAAGAAAAGCGTAAAGCCATCATCGAGAAATATGATAAAGAAATAGATCAAGCCTTAACCAAAGGAGATGCTGCAACGCTTGAAAAACAAAAACAAAATCAACTCGATGAGCTTGATAATTCTATAAGAAATAGTGCTACCCTTATGGGGCAATTATTTGCAGATGCATCCAGAAAGAGTGTCAATGAGATGCAGGCTATCATTGAGAAAGCTGACTTATTGTTACAATATTTAGAAGCTGTAAAAGATGAACAAGGTAATGCTACAATAGGAGGTAAAAATGTATCTAAGAATGATATTCTTGGTTTAGGTATTACCGAGAACACGCTCAATAACCTATCTCAATCCACACAGGAGGTCGAGTCATTACGAAATGCTATTAAGCAGCTAAAAGGAGAGCTTGGAGGGAAAAGTGCATTTAAGCTATTTGAAATACAAGTAAAAGATGCAATAAATCTAATAAACGGAGGAAGCTTAAGTCAAGGAATTTCAGGTATCGGCAGTGCTGTATCTCAGTTCTCTCCTGCTGTTTCTCAATTCGGTCAAGACTTAGGCAATATCGTGGGAAATGATGATCTGGGAAATAAGATTTCAGGTATTGCAGATGCAATAGGCGGTTTAGGGCAAACAGCACAAGGAGTAGGTCAAATAATGTCAGGGGATGTAATAGGCGGAACTATGGCTGTTGTTTCCGGTATATCTAAAGTCGTAGATGCACTGGATGGACTCTTTGGTGCTGACTACTCGAAATTCAATGCTATGAAAGAGCAGTATGACAGCCTGAACGAAGTGTGGGATCAACTGATAGATAAAAAGAAAGAATATCTATCGATGGCATACGGAGAAGAGGCTAAAAGAGTAGGTAAAGAAGCAGAAGATTTAGTCAACAAGAGTATTGAGTCCTATCGATTACTAGGAAAAGAATATTTAAACTCAGGAGCCAGCGCAGGTTCTCACTCTAAAGGCGTAAGGCAAAGAGAAAGAATGAATTCTGAAGGTTGGGAACAATTACAGCAATGGGCAAATAATAATGATATCTCTGAGTCATTATACGGATCTGTTTCGGGAGGAAGAATGACAGGTCTATTTGATCTCACATCTGAACAATTACAGAAACTAAAAGAAGATGCTCCTACATTCTGGGCCAAGCTAAGCGATGAGACTAAAGAATATCTTAATAATATAATAGACGGAGCAGAGAAGATAGAGGATATCAATAAATCGATAAAAGAACAGCTTACTCAAGTTTCATTTGACAGTGTATTCGATGATTTCATTGATACACTCATGGATATGGATAGTTCATCTAAAGACTTTGCCGATAATTTCGCTAACTATTTGCAAAAAGCAATACTCTCAAGCTTAGTGGCAGACAAATACCGTGAAAAGCTACAATCATGGTATGATAATTTTGCAAAAGCAAATGAAGAAGATGGTATCAATGCTAAAGAATACGCAGACCTCCAAGCTGAATATAATAAAATAGTAGAAGATGCCTTAAAGGAGCGGGATGCGCTTAAAGATTTATTGGATTGGACCGGATCTGACTCTTCCTCTTCTCAATCTGCCTCAAAAGGTGGTTATGAAACCATGAGCCAAGATACAGGTAAAGCTCTGGAGGGTAGATTCACGGCTATTCAGATGAGTATGATTAATGTTGAAGGATATATATTAACTCTACTTAATATAAATACAGATTCTAATAATACACTGAAAGCTTTTGCCTCTAACTTCCAAGAGATACGCAATATTGTACTTGACATGATGTACAACATACAAGATATAAATAAAAACACCAAAGAGCTGTACACAATGAATGAGAAACTAGGTAGAATCGAAAATAGCTTAAGCCAATTATGA